The following coding sequences are from one Lolium rigidum isolate FL_2022 chromosome 6, APGP_CSIRO_Lrig_0.1, whole genome shotgun sequence window:
- the LOC124659214 gene encoding conserved oligomeric Golgi complex subunit 1, with protein sequence MPAAAASGGGVADAEELFRTRRIAEIRAAEAATRREIAAKEEDLRQLVGRSYRDLLDSADSILLIKHSSDAISRNLARVADSLSSLSPPPPEAPTSAAPSGARARLYAAAARAKYLVDTPEHIWGRLDEGMLLEAAGRYARAQAVHRLLSRDAAAAARFPLLAHQAQLVEAFRPQIAQRARERLADRRLPVAAHADALAAVAAIDAPSLTPSQALLLLLSSRRAWISQALADLASDPAAYASVLCDVARIVRVTLGHVGQLFVHALTELPLFYKTVLESPPPAQLFGGIPDPDDETRMWREHWDQLEATMVLLEPDAVAQTCTGWLKECCDEIFGVVAGAQRLVDAIGSGEGLGSVQRLMRETLDGRKGLESSLEQWLKSVFGSEIESPWDQIRGLILKEGKDVFEDWMEEAFVRRMKDIVHSEFDSLGGTVNVMESVEAIGANADPKDAADFLVHMRKASTGGSVWFSESKIKKGGVLAHLKPIADENDFHSCLDSYFGPEVSRIKNAIDSKCKSILEDLLIFVESHNSVPRLKELVPYLQEKCYRTILGVLNNLEAELGKLSDSLGTKRGDVSELAASIIVERSLFIGRLLFALRYHSSHVPLILSSPRQWVKDSGGAAFARLSSPTPRHSRASFDSAVPFTPRRHTFDSPRSPGNQFSDSPRRQPLAAAASLFGADDSSNPKLDELNRTLKALCITAHTLWITWVAAELSGLLSYALNADDSLASSAPLRGWEVTVIKQEEPTDGPVEMQIALPSMPSLYIISFLYQSCLEIHKIGGHILDRIVLHKFAWELLQKVINIYENLLASIELGNSQVSDKGVLQILLDLRFIGDILSGGKKSPTNSSETQVKQDSLPSTMAKSSYRRKQSQFQADSATIEPINKLINKFSQRLDPIDWATYEHYLWENEKQSYKRCVVLFGFLVQLNHMYTGAVQKLPTKANTDSNIMRCSQVPRFKYLPISAPALSSRTPKSSLQSPSEDSASRSPWKSYSNGERSTASEYDNNASLGSAAPLLKSFVTQVGSKFGENTSRWGSMLSDGQVGKLSDILPGPAAGFFSSFTSGVRYDS encoded by the exons ATGCCCGCCGCGGCtgcctccggcggcggcgtggccgaCGCCGAGGAGCTCTTCCGCACCAGGCGCATCGCCGAGATCCGCGCGGCGGAGGCCGCCACGCGCCGCGAGATCGCCGCCAAGGAGGAGGACCTCCGCCAGCTCGTCGGCCGCAGCTACCGCGACCTCCTCGACTCCGCCGACTCCATCCTGCTCATCAAGCACTCCTCCGACGCCATCTCCCGCAACCTCGCCCGCGTCGCcgactccctctcctccctctccccgcCGCCCCCCGAGGCGCCCACCAGCGCCGCCCCGTCCGGCGCCCGCGCGCGGCTCTACGCCGCCGCGGCCCGCGCCAAGTACCTCGTCGACACGCCCGAGCACATCTGGGGCCGCCTCGACGAGGGCATGCTCCTGGAGGCCGCGGGGCGGTACGCGCGGGCGCAGGCCGTGCACCGCCTGCTCTcccgcgacgccgccgccgccgcgcgcttccCGCTCCTCGCGCACCAGGCGCAGCTCGTGGAGGCGTTCCGGCCCCAGATCGCGCAGCGCGCCCGCGAGcgcctcgccgaccgccgcctccccgtcgcggcccacgccgacgcgctcgccgccgtcgccgccatcgacgCGCCGTCGCTCACCCCGTCCCAggcgctgctcctgctcctctcctcgcgccgcgcctggATCTCCCAGGCTCTAGCCGACCTAGCCTCGGATCCGGCCGCCTACGCCTCCGTGCTCTGCGACGTCGCCCGGATCGTCCGGGTCACCCTCGGCCACGTCGGGCAGCTGTTTGTGCACGCGCTCACCGagctgccgctgttctacaagacGGTGCTCGAGTCACCGCCCCCCGCGCAGCTGTTCGGTGGCATTCCAGACCCTGACGACGAGACGCGCATGTGGAGAGAGCACTGGGATCAGCTTGAGGCTACCATGGTGCTACTTGAGCCCGATGCTGTGGCACAAACCTGTACAGGCTGGCTTAAGGAATGCTGCGATGAGATCTTCGGGGTGGTTGCGGGCGCGCAGAGGCTAGTTGACGCCATTGGAAGTGGGGAGGGGCTTGGCTCGGTACAGCGGCTTATGCGTGAGACGCTAGATGGGAGGAAAGGACTGGAATCGAGTTTGGAGCAGTGGCTCAAGAGCGTGTTTGGGTCAGAGATTGAATCCCCATGGGATCAAATCCGCGGGTTGATCTTGAAAGAAGGGAAGGATGTGTTTGAGGACTGGATGGAGGAAGCATTTGTCCGACGAATGAAGGACATTGTTCATTCAGAATTTGATAGCTTGGGTGGCACTGTTAATGTGATGGAATCGGTTGAGGCGATCGGTGCCAATGCTGATCCAAAGGATGCTGCCGATTTCCTGGTGCATATGAGAAAAGCTTCCACTGGAGGCAGCGTATGGTTCTCGGAGTCTAAGATCAAGAAAGGGGGAGTTTTGGCACACTTGAAACCGATTGCTGACGAGAATGACTTCCACAGCTGCCTAGACTCGTATTTTGGGCCGGAAGTTAGCCGCATCAAGAATGCAATTGACAGCAAATGCAAAAGTATTCTTGAGGACCTGTTAATCTTTGTTGAGTCACACAATTCTGTTCCGAGGTTGAAGGAATTGGTGCCCTACCTTCAGGAGAAATGCTACAGGACCATCTTGGGAGTACTGAACAATTTAGAAGCCGAACTGGGAAAGCTCTCTGATTCATTGGGAACCAAAAGGGGTGATGTCAGTGAGCTTGCTGCATCCATTATTGTGGAGAGGTCTCTTTTCATTGGCCGCCTCTTGTTTGCGTTAAGATATCATTCAAGTCATGTACCCCTGATACTAAGCTCCCCAAGGCAGTGGGTAAAGGATTCTGGTGGTGCAGCATTTGCCAGGTTATCATCGCCCACGCCAAGACATTCAAGAGCATCGTTTGATTCGGCGGTACCTTTTACCCCCAGGAGGCACACATTTGACAGCCCTAGGAGTCCTGGAAATCAGTTTTCTGACAGCCCAAGAAGGCAACCTCTTGCTGCAGCTGCTTCCTTGTTTGGTGCTGATGATAGCTCCAATCCCAAACTTGATGAACTCAACAGGACCTTAAAGGCACTATGCATTACAGCTCACACTTTGTGGATCACATGGGTGGCCGCTGAATTGTCGGGCCTTCTTTCATATGCTCTTAATGCAGATGATTCATTAGCGTCATCAGCCCCTTTAAGG GGATGGGAAGTAACAGTCATCAAACAAGAGGAACCGACTGATGGACCCGTGGAGATGCAAATCGCTCTTCCATCCATGCCTTCACTGTACATTATATCTTTTCTTTACCAATCATGTCTGGAGATACATAAAATTGGAGGGCACATCCTGGACAGAATTGTATTGCATAAGTTTGCGTGGGAGTTACTACAGAAG GTTATCAATATCTATGAAAACCTTTTGGCATCTATCGAGTTAGGTAACTCACAGGTTTCAGATAAAGGTGTTCTGCAAATACTGCTAGATCTGCGTTTCATTGGTGATATCCTATCAGGAGGCAAAAAATCTCCCACCAACTCTTctgaaacacaagtgaaacaGGACTCTTTACCAAGCACCATGGCTAAGAGTTCCTACAGGAGAAAACAATCACAATTCCAGGCAGACTCAGCTACCATAGAACCGATAAACAAGTTGATAAATAAATTCTCACAAAGACTGGATCCAATAGACTGGGCAAC GTATGAACATTACTTGTGGGAGAATGAGAAGCAGTCTTACAAACGCTGCGTTGTTCTTTTCGGTTTCTTGGTTCAACTGAATCACATGTATACTGGCGCCGTACAAAAGTTACCAACAAAAGCAAACACCGATTCAAATATTATGAGGTGCTCTCAggttccaagattcaaatatttGCCAATCAG TGCCCCAGCTCTATCATCAAGAACACCCAAGTCATCACTACAGTCACCATCTGAGGATTCAGCATCTAGAAGCCCCTGGAAATCATATTCGAATGGCGAAAGATCTACCGCCTCAGAATATGATAATAATGCAAGTCTTGGAAGTGCTGCTCCATTGCTCAAGTCTTTTGTTACCCAG GTTGGGAGCAAATTTGGGGAGAACACATCGAGATGGGGGTCCATGCTCTCTGATGGGCAGGTTGGGAAGCTCAGCGACATTCTTCCTGGGCCAGCAgctgggttcttctcatctttcaCATCCGGTGTTCGCTATGATTCATAG